The Streptomyces sp. M92 nucleotide sequence GGTCGGCGGGGCCGTGTACATCGTGGTGTCCGCGCTCATCGAGACCGGCGACCAGATCATCGCCTCGCTGCGGAACGCGGCGCGCGACATCGCCGACCACTTCGGTGCGGCCGGCACCTCGCTGGAGGACATGGCGTCCAACGCGCGGGAGCTGCTCGGGAAGTTCGGCGGGACCGCCGCCTCCGGGGTGGTCACCGGGATCAGCGTCGTCGGCGAGATGCTGGCCATGGCCGTGCTCGCCCTGCTGCTCGTCTTCTTCTTCCTGCGCGACTCCGACCGCGCCGTCTCCACGGTGCGCCACCTCGCCCCGCCCGGCGGCGCCGACATGGTCGAGGCGATGGCCCGGCGGGCCTTCGGCGCCGTCGAGGGCTTCATGCGCGGCACCACCCTCATCGCCCTGATCGACGCCTTCTGCATCACGGTGGGCCTGCTGATCCTGCGGGTGCCCGGCGCGATCGGGCTCGGCGCGCTGGTCTTCGTCGGCGCCTACATCCCCTACCTCGGCGCCTTCATCTCCGGTGCGGTGGCGGTGCTGGTCGCGCTGGCCGACCGGGGGTTCGCCATCGCGCTGTGGGCCCTCGGAGTGGTGCTCGCCGTGCAGGTGCTGGAGGGGCACGTGCTCCAGCCGATGATCCAGAGCCGGACCGTGCAGATGCATCCGGCGATCGTGCTGCTGGCGCTCACCGCGGGGGCGTCGGTGGCGGGCATCCTGGGGATGCTGCTCGCCGTACCGCTGACCGCGGCCGCGTTCGGGATCGTGCACGAGCTCCAGGGGCGTTACGCGGCGTCCGGGCCGCCGTCGGGGCCACCGCCGCCGCGGCCGGCGTCCGGGTCCGTGGACTCGTAGACCTCGTACCAGATGCTCTTGCCGTCGCCGCGCGGGGCGACGCCCCACTCGTCGGCGAGCATCTCGACCAGCATCAGGCCGCGCCCCGAGGACGCCATCTCCCCCGGGCGGCGCTTGTGCGGCAGGTCGTCGCCGTTGTCGGTGACCTCGACCCGGATGCGGCGCTCGCCCGGCTCCCCGGTGACCTCGGCGACCAGCAGGGCGTCGGCGTCGGTGTGGACCAGGACGTTCGTCAGCATCTCGGAGAGCAGCAGCACCGAAGCGTCGAGCTGGTCCTCGCTGGGCCAGTCGTGCAGGAGGTCGCGCAGGTGCTCCCGGGCGGTGGCGATCCGCTCCGGTTCGGCCTGGGCGACCGTCAGCATCGTGCGGCGCACCGGCGTCCGGAGGACCGGGCTGTCGCCGCAGCCGCAACCCTCGCCCTGCCGGCACAGCAGGAGCAGGGCGATGTCGTCCTCCCGCCGGTCGGCGAGCGGGCCGGTGGTGTGGTGCGAGGAGGGCCCGTGCACGGCCTGCACCAGCGCGTCGGCCAGCTCCTCCAGGTCGCCGTCGTGCTGCTCCAGGATGACGCGCAGGCGGTCCCAGCCGGAGTGCAGGTCGTGGCCGCCGGTCTCGACCAGGCCGTCCGTGCACAGCATCAGGGTGTCCCCGGGCTCCAGGGCCAGCCGGGTGGTCGGGTAGTCGGAGTCCGGGTCGATGCCCAGCGGCAGCCCGCCCGCGGTGGCGCGGATCAGTGCCGTTCCGTCGGCCATCCGGACGACGGGGTCGAGATGGCCGGCGCGGGCGCTCTCCACGGTGCCGGTCGCCGGGTCCACCTCGGCGTAGTAGCAGGTCGCGAAGCGAATGTCGCCGGGGTCGTCGTCGGACGCGGTGAGGCCGTGCAGGAAGTGGGAGGCGCGGGCGAGCACCGCGTCGGGGCGGTGCCCCTCGGCGGCGTAGGCGCGCAGCGCGATGCGCAGCTGGCCCATGAGGCCGGCCGCGCGTACGTCGTGTCCCTGGACGTCGCCGATGACCAGGGCGAAGCGCCCCGCGGGCAGCGGGATCATGTCGTACCAGTCACCGCCGACCTGGAGGCCGCCGCCGGTGGGGACGTAGCGGGCGGCGAGGCCCATGCCGGGGATCTCCGGGCCGAGCACGGGCAGCATGCTGCGTTGCAGTCCGTCGGTCAGCTCCCGCTGGGTCTCGGCGGCGCTCGCCCGGGACAGGGCCTGCGCCAGCATCCGCGCCACGGTGGTCAGCACCGAGCGCTCGTCCGGTGTGAACGCCACCGGGTAGGCGAAGGCGGCCATCCACGCGCCCATCGGGCGGCCCGCCACCGTCAGCGGCAGGAAGGCCCAGGAGCGGCGGCCGTAGCGCTCGGCGAGCGGCCAGGTGAGGGGGTAGCGGGAGCGGTACTGCTCGGGCGAGGAGAGATAGACGGCACGGCCGGTGCGCACCACCTCGGCGGCCGGGTAGTCCGTGTCCAGCTGCATGTTCACGAACGCGTTCATGTCGTTCTGCGGCTGCCCGTGGTGGCCGATGACCGTGAGACGGTCGCCCGAGACCCCGAAGACCGCGAGTCCGTCCGGGGAGAACCCCGGCATCGACAGGCCCGCCGCGACCCGCAGCACCTCGGTGGTGGACCGGGCCTCGGCCAGGGCCCGGCCCGCGTCCAGCAGGAAGGCCTCGCGCGAGCGGCGCCACTCGCCGGTCACCGCGCTGCGTCCGGCGGGTGTGCCCGGCCTGGGTTCGGCCACCTCCTGGAGGGTGCCGGTCAGCTCGTACGTCTTGTGCACCGGGTCGAACGCCGGCTTGGAGCGGCTGCGTACGACCCGGACCATGTGGCCCCGCTCGTCCATGATCCGGATGCGGACCTCGGCGAGGGTGCCCTCGGCGACGGCGAGCTGGACCACGCCGGTGATCTCGTTCCAGTCCACGGGGTGCAGCCGCGCCCGTACCTGGGCTTCGGTGAGCCGGGCGCACTCGGCGGGCAGCCCGAGCAGCCGGGCCGCCTCCGCGTCGACCGTGACCTCGCCGGTGGCCGTGTTCCAGTGCCACAGACCGGTCGCGAGAGCGGCAAGGACGTCCCCTACTTCGGGCAGGGGCTCATCGGTGCGCATTGCCCCACTTTAAGAAGGTCTGATCGCACGCTGCCACCGCTCGCCCGGTGCCAATGGGGAGGAAGGCAGGGGCGGCCGCCCGGTACGCTGGGGTTGTTTCAACGCTGGTCGTTTCACGTGAAACACCACTCCCGATCCGCGAAGGCTGGATGAACGACGATGCATCGGTACAGGTCCCACACCTGCGGCGAGCTCCGCTCCTCTGACGTCGGCACCGACGTCCGGCTGAGTGGCTGGCTGCACAATCGGCGCGACCTGGGCGGCATCCTCTTCATCGATCTGCGTGATCACTACGGCATCACGCAGCTGGTCGCCCGGCCGGGCACGGAGGCGTACGCGGCGCTCGACAAGCTGACCAAGGAGTCGACCGTTCGGGTCGACGGCAAGGTCGTCTCCCGCGGCGCCGACAACATCAACCCCGACCTGCCGACCGGTGAGGTCGAGGTCGAGGTGGGCGAGGTCGAGCTGCTCGGCGCCGCCCAGCCGCTGCCCTTCACCATCAACACCGAGGACGGGGTCAACGAGGAGCGGCGTCTGGAGTACCGCTTCCTGGACCTGCGCCGCGAGCGCATGCACCGCAACATCATGCTGCGCACGGCGGTCATCTCCGCGATCCGGCACAAGATGGTGACCCTGGGCTTCAACGAGATGGCGACGCCCATCCTCACCGCGACGTCCCCCGAGGGCGCCCGCGACTTCGTGGTCCCCTCCCGCCTGCACGCGGGCCGTTTCTACGCCCTCCCGCAGGCGCCGCAGCAGTTCAAGCAGCTGCTGATGATCTCCGGCTTCGACCGGTACTTCCAGATCGCGCCCTGCTTCCGCGACGAGGACGCCCGCGCCGACCGCTCGCCGGGCGAGTTCTACCAGCTCGACGTCGAGATGAGCTTCGTCGAGCAGGAGGACGTCTTCCGCCCGATCGAGCAGCTGATGACCGAGCTGTTCACGGAGTTCGGCGGTGGCCGTGAGGTCACCTCCCCCTTCCCGCGGATCCCGTTCCGCGAGGCGATGCTGAAGTACGGCTCCGACAAGCCGGACCTGCGCGCCAAGCTGGAGCTCGTCGACATCACCGACATCTTCGAGGGCTCGGAGTTCAAGGCCTTCGCCGGCAAGCACGTCCGCGCGCTGCCGGTGCCGGACGTCTCCTCCCAGCCCCGCAAGTTCTTCGACCAGCTCGGCGACTACGCCGTCTCGCAGGGCGCCAAGGGCCTGGCCTGGGTCCGCGTGGGCGAGGACGGCACGCTGTCCGGCCCGATCGCGAAGTTCCTTACCGAGGAGAACGTCGCGGAGCTGACCAAGCGGCTCTCCCTGGCCGCCGGCCACGCGGTGTTCTTCGGCGCGGGCGAGTTCGACGAGGTCTCGAAGATCATGGGCGCGGTGCGGGTCGAGGCCGCCCAGCGCGCCGGGCACTTCGAGGAGAACGTCTTCCGGTTCTGCTGGATCGTGGACTTCCCGATGTACGAGAAGGACGAGGAGACGGGGAAGATCGACTTCTCCCACAACCCCTTCTCGATGCCCCAGGGCGGCATGGACGCCCTGGAGAACCAGGACCCGCTGGACATCCTCGCCTGGCAGTACGACATCGTCTGCAACGGCGTCGAGCTGTCCTCCGGCGCCATCCGGAACCACGAGCCGGACATCATGCTCAAGGCCTTCGAGATCGCGGGTTACGACGCGGAGACCGTCGAGAGCGAGTTCGCCGGCATGCTGCGCGCGCTGCGCTTCGGCGCTCCGCCGCACGGTGGCATCGCCCCGGGCGTCGACCGCATCGTCATGCTGCTGGCCGACGAGCCCAACATCCGCGAGACCATCGCCTTCCCGCTCAACGGCAACGCCCAGGACCTGATGATGGGCGCGCCGACCGAGCTGGACGAGACCCGGCTGAGGGAACTGCACCTGACGGTGCGCAAGCCGCAGCCGAAGTAACCTGCGGCGGCAGTATCGCAGCGAGGGGCTCGGAGCCGTTGAGCGGTTCCGAGCCCCTCGCCGTCGTCACACCTGGTCCTCGCCCTGGTAGATCGGCAGGTTCTGGGTCGAGATGGTCCAGTCGGCGATGGTGACGTCCTCGCCGTAGACGAAGTCCTTGCGGGTGGCGTAGCGGGGGCCGTCCGGGGTGGAGTGGATGTCGGTGAGGACCGCGCCCTCGCCCTTACGGGGGTCGAAGATCACGTAAACGGGGACGCCCATGAGGGGGTAGTCGCGCATCTTGGTGACCCAGTCGTTCTCCGGGTTGGACTGGGAGACCACTTCGATGGCGGCGATGAGCGCGCGAGGGTCGATCGAGCCCTGGACGTCCAGGTCCGCCCATGCGATGACCATGACGTCGGGATGGCGCATGATGCCTTCGGGCTCGTCCTCCACATCAGGTGTGCCGGTATGGGCCAGCAACGCGTCCGGCAGCATCCTTTCCAGACGGCGGCTGATGTGCGCAGCTGTGACCTCGTGCGGCCCTCCGGGCGACATCATGTCGTGGACGATCCCTTCCTTGGTGATCTCGAATTTGCCGGGCAGCGTGTCGTCCATGGCCTGAACGAAGTCCCGCATGGCCCGGTACAGGTGGGAGGCGCCCTGCTGAGGGTTGTCCGGGGCGATGGTCATGGCGCTCGCTCCTCGTCGTGTGTGCCCACGGGCTCGGGCAAGGATCGTCGAGTTCATGCTAGGCGCCCTCCGGGCGATCGGTTCGGCAGTCGCGGCAGCGGCCGGGGTCCGGCCCCCGGAAGGCGCGGTCGCAGTCGTCGCAGGTCTGGAGGGGGTGCCGGGGCTCGGGGGCGGCCGACGGGACCGGTGGCCGCAGCGGCGGTGGGGGCGGCAGCTGGGCGGTCAGGCGGTGGGCGAGGAAGGCGGCGGGGCGGATCAGGGGCTCGTCGGGCAGGTTCTCGGTCAGGGCGTGGCGTACGGCGGTGGGGGCGATCTCGCGCTCCAGCCAGGCGGCGACGCCCGGGGCGAGGTGTTCGGCGTCGGTGGCGGAGAGGAGGAGCCGGGGGTCGCGGCGACGCAGGCCGGTGAGGACGTCGACGGCCGCCTGGAGGAGGGCGGGGGCGGGGTACGACGGCTGGGGCACGGCGGGGAGGCGCTTGCGTGACGGCGGTTTCTCCTGGTCCGCGCGCCGGGCGGGGCGACGGGGTGCCGTCTCCCGTGCGGCGCCGCCGCGGCTGTGTCCGGGCCTGTTGCGGGAGACCGTGCGGGTGACGATCCGGCCGGTGGACGTACGCGTACACGTGCGTTGGAGGTAACCGAACTTCTCCAGCTCGCGCAGCCCGGCGGCGATGCGGGTGGGACCCTCGGGGAAGCGGGCGGCGAGGGACTTGATGTCGACGGACGTCCCCTGGCGCACCGACTGGATGTAACAGGCGAGCCCGATGGCGAGCAGGGACATTTCCTTGTGCTGGACAAGGTGGTTGCCGACCACCGTGAAGCTCTCGGTGTGGCGGACGTGGTCGTGGACGACGCCTGCGAGGGGCTGTTCCTGGGGGTGGTCTTCGTCCGGGGTTCGGGACGTGGTGAGTACGGGCGCGTTAGGGTGCTGTGCATCCATCGGGAAGCTTCTTCTTCCTTGGTGGCCAGGCCCTCGCATTGGGATCCCACTCCCGGCGGGGGCCGTCGCATGTCTGGTGGTTGTGTCGCCGCTGAGCGTAGGGCAGACAACCAGCCCCGAATCCAGCCGAGTTGGCATATTCACTCGCGGGAGTGACCGCGCCCGGCGGGAGGGCGGGGAGGGGCTTGGTGGGGTGCTTTCCTCCCAGTGAGTAGTTCATAGGGAGCGCAGGTGCGACCGGAGTCCGACTCGTGGCGTTCCGGTCGTTGCCCCCGCTCAGTGTCCGCCGGTTGTCCGGTGTTGTCCGGGCTTGTCAGGGCGGGCCGTACGGGTAGGGCGTGGCTGGCACCAGGTGGTACGACGGAGGGGCGCGCATGTCGGTGGACGGTGAGGTTCGGCAGCTCAGGACCGAGGCTGACGAGCCCGGGTGGGAGGTGGACCCGGACGACGAGTGGGGCGTGGCGGTGGTCGCCACCGTGGGGCGGCAGTTGAAGCTGCGCCGGGAGGCCGTGGGGATGCGGGCCGGGGAGTTCGGCAAGGCGGTGGGGTACGGCGAGGACCTCGTCTACAAGATCGAGGGCGGGAAGCGGATTCCCCGGCCGGAGTATCTGGACATGGCCGACGAGGTGTTGGACGCGGGTGGGCTGATCGCCGCGATGAAGGAGGATGTGGCGAAGGTTTGGTATCCGAAGAAGGTGCGGGATCTGGCGCAGATGGAGGCTCGAGCGGTCGAGATCGGGGTGTACGAGAACAGCAATATCGCCGGGCTGTTGCAGACTCCGGAGTACGTCAGGGCGTTGCTTGAGTCGTGGCAGCCTGCCTACACACCGGAGGACCTGGAGCGCCAAGTAGCCGCACGTATTGCTCGGCGAAGCGTGTTCGACCGGTCTCCCGCGCCCGCGCTGAGCTTCGTCCTGGAAGAGGGGACGCTTCGGCGCAAGGTCGGAGGCACAATGGTCCGACGGCAGCAATTCGAACGCTTGCTGGAGGTGGGGCAGATGAACAACGTCACTCTCCAGGTGATGCCGATGGAGAGTGGACCACACCCAGGCATGAGCGGCAGGATCGAAGTACTGAAGTTCGAGGACGGCACGGCGGTGGGACGCGCCGACGGGGCGTTCAACGGCCGCCCGACGCACGATCCGAGGCAGCTTCGCATCCTTGAGCTGCGGTATGGCACCATCCGGGCGCAGGCCTTCCCGCCAGGGGAATCGCTGGCCTTCATCGAGCAACTGCTGGGGGACACATGATCCGCAAGGCTCTCGCTGCTGACGCCTCCGAACCGGCGTGGTTCAAGAGCAGCTACAGCAGTGGCCCCGACGGCGACTCCTGCGTCGAGGTCGCCGCCACCCCCGGCACCGTTCACGTCCGCGACTCCAAGCACCGGGACGCCGGTCCCCGTCTCGCCCTCGTGCCGGAGGCGTGGGCCGAGTTCGTGGCGTACGCCTCGGGAAGCTGACTTCGGTTCAGCGGCCCGGCATCGGAGGCGACTCGGGGCTGGTGCTGAACAGGTCCTCCGCCCGTTCCACCGTGCCGGCGCGGTCGAGCCAGTCGTTGAGGACGGTGAGGTCGGAGCATGTGACGATCCGCTCACGGACGGCGTCGGTGATCACCAGGTTACGCACCTCCAGTACCCGCAGCACACCCCTGGCCTCGCCGCGGGCTTCGCCCTCGGCCTTTCCCTCAAGGTATTTCTCCTCGAACAGCGTCCTGTGTCCCGGAAAGTGGGTGACAACCTTCTGCATCAGCTTTCTCCAGTTCTCCCTGGTCGGAGTGGATTCCAGACCGACTTCCACCAATTCGAACCAGTACCTCGTGATGTCCGGCTCGAAGGACAGCAGCCCGCGGGCAACGGCTTCCAGTATGGCGGGCGCACGGCGGCTCTCGCTGTGGACGATGGCGGAGAGCACCGCCAATGCCGGGCGTCGGGCCACTGTGGCCTCGTCGGTCACCTCGGGGACGGTCTGGGGCCCCAGGACGATCGGCCGGGTGGTCTGGGTCGGCCAGGAGGCCACGGTGCATTCGAAGGGGCCCATGGCCCACTCTGCCGTGGCACGGTCCCGGCAGACCGCCACCAGCACGACCGGCAGGTCGTATTTCGCGCACAGGTACGCGACGTAGTACGACCAGCTTCTTGCTTTGTCGGGGTCCTTCTTGGTCTGTGACTCGAGGGCGAGCACGAAGTTCTCCCCCATGTCAGGTGCGAATTTGAGCACCGTGTCCACACGGCGCTCCAACGGCCGGATCTCGGTGGCGTCGGGGGAGAGCTCGTCGAAGTCGTCCTTCGAGGGCGGCGGAAGCCCAAGTGCCTCGAAGGCGGGCGCGAGAGCCTCCGAATGCTCCTGGAAGAGCCGGTGGGAGGCCTCGTGTGTTGCTTTGACCATGAGCGCCAATTAAGCGCGGTCATGGCAGGAGCGCTCGGCATATGCCGGGGCATTCACTCGTTCGAGGGTCGGAGAATCGTTCGCTCCGGCCCCGGTGCTCGCGTCAGCGCGCTACGAACTGGGTCAGGATCGCCTGGACCTCGTAGATGTCGACGCCCTTGGTGAAGGTCTTCTCGATCGGGGCCGGGGTGCCGGAGAGCCAGATCTTCAGTTCGGCGTCGAGGTCGAAGTGGCCGGCCGTCTCGACCGAGAAGTGCGTGATGCTGCGGTACGGGATCGAGTGGTACTCGGTCTTCTTGCCGGTGATGCCCTGCTTGTCGACCAGGATGAGGCGCCGGTCCGTGAACAGGATGGTGTCGCGGATCAGCAGGTAGGCCGCGTGGATCTGCTCGCCGTGGCCCAGGAGCCGGGCGTAGTCCTGCTGGGCCTTGGCCGGGTTGACGGTGTGCGCGTTGCCGAAGAGTGCCATGGACGATCCCCCCATGTGTGCCGGTTTCGCGTCCGATCCTCGCAAACGAGCAGGGCCCGGGAGAAGGTCTGCCCTCTCCCGGGCCCGTGCTGTAGCGAGTGCGTTACGCGGTCGGCTTCTCCTCGAGACGGGGGAACAGCACCGCGCCCTTGGTGACCGTCGAACCGGCCGGCAGCCGGCCCCAGTCCGCCGCGTCCTGGACCTTCTGGTCCGCGAGGCCGCCGAGGGATGCCTCGGCGCCCAGGGAGTCCCAGAGCTTCTGGGAGGTGTCCGGCATGATCGGGTTGAGGAGGACCGCCACCGCGCGGAGGGACTCCGCGGCCGTGTAGAGGATCGTCGCCAGGCGGGCCCTGCCCTCCGGCGAATCGTCCTTGGCGACCTTCCAGGGCTCCTGCTCGGTGATGTAGCCGTTGACCTGCTTGACGAA carries:
- a CDS encoding helix-turn-helix domain-containing protein, whose translation is MSVDGEVRQLRTEADEPGWEVDPDDEWGVAVVATVGRQLKLRREAVGMRAGEFGKAVGYGEDLVYKIEGGKRIPRPEYLDMADEVLDAGGLIAAMKEDVAKVWYPKKVRDLAQMEARAVEIGVYENSNIAGLLQTPEYVRALLESWQPAYTPEDLERQVAARIARRSVFDRSPAPALSFVLEEGTLRRKVGGTMVRRQQFERLLEVGQMNNVTLQVMPMESGPHPGMSGRIEVLKFEDGTAVGRADGAFNGRPTHDPRQLRILELRYGTIRAQAFPPGESLAFIEQLLGDT
- a CDS encoding Uma2 family endonuclease, coding for MTIAPDNPQQGASHLYRAMRDFVQAMDDTLPGKFEITKEGIVHDMMSPGGPHEVTAAHISRRLERMLPDALLAHTGTPDVEDEPEGIMRHPDVMVIAWADLDVQGSIDPRALIAAIEVVSQSNPENDWVTKMRDYPLMGVPVYVIFDPRKGEGAVLTDIHSTPDGPRYATRKDFVYGEDVTIADWTISTQNLPIYQGEDQV
- the aspS gene encoding aspartate--tRNA ligase; its protein translation is MHRYRSHTCGELRSSDVGTDVRLSGWLHNRRDLGGILFIDLRDHYGITQLVARPGTEAYAALDKLTKESTVRVDGKVVSRGADNINPDLPTGEVEVEVGEVELLGAAQPLPFTINTEDGVNEERRLEYRFLDLRRERMHRNIMLRTAVISAIRHKMVTLGFNEMATPILTATSPEGARDFVVPSRLHAGRFYALPQAPQQFKQLLMISGFDRYFQIAPCFRDEDARADRSPGEFYQLDVEMSFVEQEDVFRPIEQLMTELFTEFGGGREVTSPFPRIPFREAMLKYGSDKPDLRAKLELVDITDIFEGSEFKAFAGKHVRALPVPDVSSQPRKFFDQLGDYAVSQGAKGLAWVRVGEDGTLSGPIAKFLTEENVAELTKRLSLAAGHAVFFGAGEFDEVSKIMGAVRVEAAQRAGHFEENVFRFCWIVDFPMYEKDEETGKIDFSHNPFSMPQGGMDALENQDPLDILAWQYDIVCNGVELSSGAIRNHEPDIMLKAFEIAGYDAETVESEFAGMLRALRFGAPPHGGIAPGVDRIVMLLADEPNIRETIAFPLNGNAQDLMMGAPTELDETRLRELHLTVRKPQPK
- a CDS encoding PH domain-containing protein, producing the protein MALFGNAHTVNPAKAQQDYARLLGHGEQIHAAYLLIRDTILFTDRRLILVDKQGITGKKTEYHSIPYRSITHFSVETAGHFDLDAELKIWLSGTPAPIEKTFTKGVDIYEVQAILTQFVAR
- a CDS encoding SpoIIE family protein phosphatase gives rise to the protein MRTDEPLPEVGDVLAALATGLWHWNTATGEVTVDAEAARLLGLPAECARLTEAQVRARLHPVDWNEITGVVQLAVAEGTLAEVRIRIMDERGHMVRVVRSRSKPAFDPVHKTYELTGTLQEVAEPRPGTPAGRSAVTGEWRRSREAFLLDAGRALAEARSTTEVLRVAAGLSMPGFSPDGLAVFGVSGDRLTVIGHHGQPQNDMNAFVNMQLDTDYPAAEVVRTGRAVYLSSPEQYRSRYPLTWPLAERYGRRSWAFLPLTVAGRPMGAWMAAFAYPVAFTPDERSVLTTVARMLAQALSRASAAETQRELTDGLQRSMLPVLGPEIPGMGLAARYVPTGGGLQVGGDWYDMIPLPAGRFALVIGDVQGHDVRAAGLMGQLRIALRAYAAEGHRPDAVLARASHFLHGLTASDDDPGDIRFATCYYAEVDPATGTVESARAGHLDPVVRMADGTALIRATAGGLPLGIDPDSDYPTTRLALEPGDTLMLCTDGLVETGGHDLHSGWDRLRVILEQHDGDLEELADALVQAVHGPSSHHTTGPLADRREDDIALLLLCRQGEGCGCGDSPVLRTPVRRTMLTVAQAEPERIATAREHLRDLLHDWPSEDQLDASVLLLSEMLTNVLVHTDADALLVAEVTGEPGERRIRVEVTDNGDDLPHKRRPGEMASSGRGLMLVEMLADEWGVAPRGDGKSIWYEVYESTDPDAGRGGGGPDGGPDAA
- a CDS encoding DUF397 domain-containing protein, which produces MIRKALAADASEPAWFKSSYSSGPDGDSCVEVAATPGTVHVRDSKHRDAGPRLALVPEAWAEFVAYASGS
- a CDS encoding helix-turn-helix domain-containing protein, with amino-acid sequence MDAQHPNAPVLTTSRTPDEDHPQEQPLAGVVHDHVRHTESFTVVGNHLVQHKEMSLLAIGLACYIQSVRQGTSVDIKSLAARFPEGPTRIAAGLRELEKFGYLQRTCTRTSTGRIVTRTVSRNRPGHSRGGAARETAPRRPARRADQEKPPSRKRLPAVPQPSYPAPALLQAAVDVLTGLRRRDPRLLLSATDAEHLAPGVAAWLEREIAPTAVRHALTENLPDEPLIRPAAFLAHRLTAQLPPPPPLRPPVPSAAPEPRHPLQTCDDCDRAFRGPDPGRCRDCRTDRPEGA
- a CDS encoding AI-2E family transporter, which translates into the protein MHLLPDPVRRFAAWCAVVLLASGVVYVAIRLCVEFRTAVTPALLALLGTALLRPLHRWLVKAHVQRSLAAGLTCVAVVAVVGGAVYIVVSALIETGDQIIASLRNAARDIADHFGAAGTSLEDMASNARELLGKFGGTAASGVVTGISVVGEMLAMAVLALLLVFFFLRDSDRAVSTVRHLAPPGGADMVEAMARRAFGAVEGFMRGTTLIALIDAFCITVGLLILRVPGAIGLGALVFVGAYIPYLGAFISGAVAVLVALADRGFAIALWALGVVLAVQVLEGHVLQPMIQSRTVQMHPAIVLLALTAGASVAGILGMLLAVPLTAAAFGIVHELQGRYAASGPPSGPPPPRPASGSVDS